In a single window of the Acidobacteriota bacterium genome:
- the gcvT gene encoding glycine cleavage system aminomethyltransferase GcvT, whose product MTQPGSIQLKLTPLDAQHRALGARMVPFAGWDMPVEYSGLSNEHLAVRTRAGLFDVTHMGQIEIAGKDALAAVQWITSNDASRLKTGQAHYSGLMTPAGTFVDDVLVYRFAEEHFLLVVNASNVEKDYAWILEHIRQFGDVAALDNSSRYALLALQGPIARQVMQRLTNFDLSDMKYYWFAHGEVAGVRATLSRTGYTGEDGYEVFVPPKQAPAVWNAILEAGKDDGVIPTGLGARDTLRLEAAMRLYGNDIDAETTILEADLEWIIGWKKDNFIGRDALLRQKESGVSRRLVGFEMTDRAIARHGYPVMIGGQKAGVVTSGTQTPFLKKAIGMAYVPANHTAEGTEFDVEIRGRLNRARVVPLPFYKRPKG is encoded by the coding sequence ATGACCCAACCAGGTTCGATCCAGCTCAAACTCACTCCCCTGGATGCGCAGCATCGCGCCCTCGGCGCCCGGATGGTCCCCTTCGCCGGGTGGGACATGCCGGTCGAATATTCTGGACTCTCGAACGAACACCTTGCCGTCAGAACCAGAGCCGGCCTGTTCGACGTCACCCACATGGGTCAGATCGAGATCGCTGGCAAGGACGCGCTCGCCGCCGTGCAATGGATCACCAGTAACGATGCGTCCCGACTCAAGACCGGTCAGGCCCACTACTCGGGACTGATGACGCCGGCGGGCACGTTCGTCGACGATGTGCTCGTCTACCGCTTCGCCGAAGAGCATTTCCTGCTGGTCGTCAACGCGTCGAATGTTGAGAAGGACTACGCGTGGATCCTCGAGCACATCCGGCAGTTTGGCGACGTCGCGGCCCTGGATAACAGTTCGCGCTACGCTTTGCTTGCGCTGCAGGGACCGATCGCCCGTCAAGTGATGCAGCGGCTGACGAACTTCGACCTGTCGGACATGAAGTACTACTGGTTCGCCCACGGGGAAGTCGCGGGCGTTCGAGCGACGCTGTCGAGAACTGGCTACACTGGTGAAGACGGCTACGAGGTCTTCGTGCCGCCCAAGCAGGCGCCAGCCGTCTGGAACGCGATTCTCGAGGCAGGCAAGGATGACGGCGTCATTCCCACGGGCCTGGGCGCCAGGGACACGCTCCGGCTCGAGGCGGCGATGCGGCTGTACGGCAATGACATCGATGCAGAGACGACGATTCTCGAGGCCGACCTCGAGTGGATCATCGGCTGGAAGAAGGACAACTTCATCGGCCGCGATGCCTTGCTGCGTCAGAAAGAATCCGGGGTGTCCCGGCGCCTGGTGGGCTTCGAGATGACGGACCGTGCGATCGCCAGGCATGGGTATCCGGTGATGATCGGCGGACAGAAAGCCGGCGTGGTGACCAGCGGGACGCAGACGCCATTCTTGAAGAAGGCGATCGGCATGGCCTACGTCCCGGCCAATCACACCGCCGAAGGCACGGAGTTCGACGTGGAGATCCGTGGGCGTCTGAACCGCGCTCGCGTGGTGCCGCTCCCGTTTTACAAGCGACCGAAAGGATGA
- the ligA gene encoding NAD-dependent DNA ligase LigA codes for MTAAARIIELRDLIRYHEDRYYVLAEPQISDSEFDALMNELKALEREHPELITLDSPTQRVGGRAVDGFATVEHASPMLSLDNAYDVDQLRAFDERVRRGLAESGAAVDPVTYVAELKIDGLSISLTYEDGVLVRGVTRGDGVRGEDVTPNVRTIRAIPLTLNGAAPGRVEIRGEVYLPRASFDRVNREREDADEAVFANPRNVAAGTMRNLDPALVARRGLSAFVYQVMDEGRTGNTCQNDALTRLRAWGLPVESHWEQCLGPEALAGYCAKWAEARHSLPFDTDGVVVKVDAFALRERLGVTAKFPRWATAYKFPAEQAKTTLLRIEVGVGRTGAVTPYAVLEPVWLAGSTVQMATLHNEQEIARRDIRPGDTVIVEKGGDVIPKVIGPVVGERPDGLPAWTMPSTCPSCGSRLTRPEDEVVWRCVNAACPARIRRSLLHFASRKAMNIEGLGEALVDALVDAHLVRDAADLYGLDASVLEALIVAPKDPKSDRARPRKLGKVGINVAAQIQASKQNEFWRVLYALGIRHVGERAAQGLAVAFGSIDALIEASADALENTRDIGPVVAAALRGFLDEPHNRALVDRLRAEGVTMATSLAAQVVPQTLSGRTFVLTGTLAGYTREEAQAAITARGGRVVGSVSKKTSYVVAGAEAGSKLDKATTLGVPVVDEAAFVRLIMGE; via the coding sequence ATGACAGCAGCCGCCAGAATCATTGAACTGCGCGATCTCATCCGCTACCACGAGGACCGGTACTACGTGCTGGCCGAGCCGCAGATCTCCGACAGCGAATTCGACGCCCTGATGAACGAGCTGAAGGCGCTCGAACGTGAGCACCCCGAACTGATCACGCTGGATTCGCCAACTCAGCGGGTGGGCGGCCGCGCCGTCGACGGATTCGCCACCGTCGAACATGCCTCGCCGATGCTGAGTCTCGACAACGCGTACGACGTGGACCAACTGCGGGCATTCGATGAGCGGGTGCGCCGCGGGCTGGCCGAGTCGGGAGCGGCGGTCGACCCGGTGACGTATGTCGCCGAACTGAAAATCGACGGGTTGAGCATCTCGCTGACCTACGAAGACGGCGTGCTTGTTCGCGGTGTCACGCGCGGCGACGGCGTCAGAGGCGAGGATGTGACGCCCAATGTGCGCACCATTCGGGCGATCCCGCTCACACTCAACGGCGCGGCGCCCGGCCGCGTCGAAATTCGCGGCGAGGTCTATCTGCCGCGGGCGTCGTTCGACCGCGTGAATCGCGAGCGGGAGGACGCCGACGAGGCGGTGTTTGCCAATCCGCGGAACGTGGCCGCAGGCACGATGCGGAATCTGGACCCGGCGCTGGTCGCTCGACGCGGGCTGTCGGCCTTCGTCTACCAGGTGATGGACGAGGGGCGAACCGGGAACACGTGCCAGAACGACGCACTGACCCGGCTTCGAGCGTGGGGGCTGCCGGTTGAATCACACTGGGAACAGTGCCTGGGGCCGGAGGCGCTCGCAGGCTACTGCGCGAAGTGGGCAGAAGCCCGCCACAGCCTTCCCTTCGACACCGACGGCGTCGTCGTCAAGGTCGATGCGTTCGCACTGAGGGAACGCTTGGGGGTCACCGCCAAGTTCCCGCGTTGGGCGACGGCCTACAAGTTTCCGGCGGAGCAGGCGAAGACGACGTTGTTGCGCATCGAAGTCGGTGTCGGGCGAACCGGTGCGGTCACCCCCTATGCCGTGCTGGAGCCGGTCTGGCTCGCCGGGTCGACGGTCCAGATGGCGACGCTCCATAACGAGCAGGAGATCGCGCGACGCGACATCAGGCCCGGCGACACGGTGATTGTGGAAAAGGGCGGGGACGTCATCCCCAAGGTGATCGGCCCGGTGGTTGGCGAACGTCCCGACGGGCTGCCCGCCTGGACGATGCCGTCAACCTGTCCGTCGTGCGGCAGCAGATTGACGCGTCCCGAAGACGAGGTCGTCTGGCGTTGCGTGAACGCGGCGTGCCCGGCCCGGATTCGGCGCAGCCTGTTGCACTTTGCGTCGCGCAAGGCCATGAATATCGAGGGTCTCGGAGAGGCGTTGGTCGACGCGTTGGTCGACGCGCACCTGGTACGGGATGCCGCCGACCTGTACGGGCTGGACGCGTCCGTACTCGAAGCCCTCATCGTGGCGCCCAAAGACCCCAAGTCAGATCGAGCGCGTCCGCGAAAGCTTGGCAAAGTCGGCATCAATGTCGCCGCGCAGATCCAGGCCAGCAAGCAGAACGAGTTCTGGCGCGTGTTGTATGCGCTGGGCATCAGGCACGTGGGCGAACGCGCGGCGCAGGGCCTGGCCGTCGCGTTCGGGTCGATCGACGCGCTTATCGAGGCGAGCGCGGACGCCCTGGAGAACACGCGGGACATCGGCCCTGTCGTGGCGGCCGCTCTTCGTGGGTTTCTCGATGAGCCGCACAATCGGGCGCTGGTGGATCGACTGCGCGCTGAGGGCGTGACGATGGCCACAAGTCTTGCCGCACAGGTCGTACCCCAGACGCTGAGTGGTCGTACCTTCGTGCTCACCGGAACGCTGGCGGGATACACGCGGGAAGAGGCCCAAGCTGCGATCACGGCTCGCGGCGGGCGGGTGGTGGGATCGGTCAGCAAGAAGACGTCGTATGTCGTGGCCGGCGCAGAGGCGGGCAGCAAGCTCGACAAGGCGACGACGCTCGGCGTGCCGGTCGTCGATGAGGCCGCGTTCGTGCGGCTGATTATGGGAGAATGA
- a CDS encoding helix-hairpin-helix domain-containing protein, which translates to MRNPFNRLCVLLLALSVVVPTWTATTDARDAQDAKPSGVALINLNTATVEQLDRLPGVGPKTAALIIEYRQKNGGFKKVEDLMNVRGIGEKSFLKLRPHITVTPVRIDRSGSDK; encoded by the coding sequence ATGCGAAACCCGTTCAACCGCCTGTGTGTGCTGTTGCTGGCTCTCTCTGTTGTCGTGCCGACGTGGACGGCGACAACCGACGCGCGTGACGCGCAGGACGCCAAGCCCTCCGGCGTGGCTCTCATCAATCTCAACACCGCCACGGTCGAACAACTCGATCGCCTGCCAGGCGTCGGGCCCAAGACCGCCGCGCTCATCATCGAGTACCGGCAGAAGAACGGCGGATTCAAGAAGGTCGAGGACCTGATGAACGTCCGCGGCATTGGTGAGAAGAGCTTTCTGAAGCTCAGACCGCATATCACCGTGACGCCGGTGAGAATCGACCGATCCGGCAGCGACAAGTGA
- a CDS encoding SDR family oxidoreductase, which produces MAAYLVTGGAGFIGSHMVEELVRRGERVRVVDSLVTGKRRNLAAVESSIEFIQGDLADAAVARQAVAGMDYVLHQAAIPSVPRSVADPVTSHRSIVEATLNILVAARDAGVKRVIYAGSSSVYGNQPTLPKHEGMVSKPLSPYALQKMVGEQYGQIFTTLYGLETVSTRYFNVFGPRQDPSSPYSGVISVFARAVVSGRPPTIHGDGEQTRDFTFVANVVDGVLKACHAQGAAGQVFNVATGGRISLNQLFDVVQKLAGSHMTPVYGPERVGDVKHSQADISRARAVLHYEPIVSLEEGLAQTIAWFKTDPEALN; this is translated from the coding sequence ATGGCGGCATACTTGGTGACGGGAGGCGCGGGGTTCATCGGATCGCACATGGTCGAGGAATTGGTGCGCCGCGGCGAGCGCGTCCGCGTGGTCGACAGTCTCGTGACCGGCAAGCGACGTAATCTCGCCGCGGTCGAGTCGTCCATTGAGTTTATCCAGGGAGATCTTGCCGATGCGGCCGTCGCGCGGCAGGCCGTGGCGGGCATGGACTATGTCCTGCACCAGGCCGCGATTCCGTCGGTGCCGCGATCGGTCGCCGACCCAGTGACGTCGCACCGATCGATCGTCGAGGCCACGCTCAACATCCTGGTCGCCGCGCGTGATGCCGGCGTCAAGCGGGTCATCTACGCCGGGTCGTCGTCTGTATACGGGAACCAGCCCACACTGCCAAAGCACGAAGGCATGGTGTCGAAGCCGCTCTCGCCGTACGCGTTGCAGAAGATGGTCGGCGAGCAGTACGGGCAGATCTTCACGACGCTGTACGGACTGGAAACCGTGTCGACGCGGTATTTCAACGTCTTCGGGCCGAGACAGGATCCCTCCTCGCCGTATTCGGGCGTCATCTCCGTCTTTGCCCGCGCCGTCGTGTCGGGTCGGCCGCCAACCATCCATGGAGATGGCGAACAGACCCGGGACTTCACCTTCGTGGCGAATGTTGTCGATGGCGTCCTCAAGGCATGCCATGCCCAGGGGGCAGCCGGCCAGGTCTTTAACGTCGCGACGGGCGGCCGCATTTCGCTGAACCAGTTGTTTGACGTTGTGCAGAAGCTGGCGGGAAGTCACATGACGCCGGTCTACGGTCCCGAACGGGTCGGCGACGTCAAACACTCGCAAGCCGACATCTCGCGCGCACGAGCCGTCCTGCACTACGAACCGATCGTCAGTCTCGAAGAGGGATTAGCGCAGACGATCGCCTGGTTCAAGACTGATCCCGAGGCCCTTAATTAG
- a CDS encoding paraslipin, with translation MGTLIVFVALAFLVIIVLIKTAVVVPQQTAVVVERLGKYAGTLNAGFHVLVPFVDAIRYRHTLKEQTIEIPAQICITRDNVQVHVDGVLYLQVLNPERASYGISSYLFAIMQLAQTTLRSEIGKIVLDKTFEERTNINTAVVSELDKATESWGIKVLRYEIKNITPPVDVLAAMEKQMRAEREKRAVVLTSEGQRDAAINNAEGEKQQVIKASEARKQQQINEAAGQAEAILAVATATAEGIRQVAIAIETPGGSDAVRLRVAEQYVTQLGQLAKGSTNLILPANVADVGAMVSLAMNVLNQQKK, from the coding sequence ATGGGCACACTGATCGTCTTTGTCGCGCTGGCATTCCTCGTCATCATCGTCCTCATTAAGACGGCCGTGGTCGTGCCGCAGCAGACGGCCGTCGTGGTTGAACGCCTCGGCAAGTACGCGGGCACGCTGAATGCAGGCTTCCATGTCCTGGTGCCGTTCGTGGATGCGATCCGCTACCGGCACACGCTCAAAGAGCAGACCATCGAAATCCCTGCGCAGATCTGCATCACGCGCGACAATGTGCAGGTGCACGTCGACGGCGTGCTCTACCTGCAAGTGCTGAACCCCGAGCGCGCGTCATACGGAATCAGCAGCTATCTGTTCGCCATCATGCAGTTGGCCCAGACCACCTTGCGTAGCGAGATCGGCAAGATCGTCCTCGACAAGACCTTCGAAGAACGCACGAATATCAACACCGCCGTGGTCAGCGAGCTCGACAAGGCCACCGAGTCGTGGGGCATCAAGGTCCTGCGGTACGAGATCAAGAACATCACACCTCCCGTCGACGTGCTCGCCGCGATGGAGAAGCAGATGCGCGCCGAGCGAGAAAAGCGCGCCGTGGTCCTGACGTCGGAAGGTCAACGCGACGCCGCCATCAACAACGCCGAAGGCGAGAAGCAGCAGGTCATCAAGGCCTCCGAGGCTCGCAAACAGCAGCAGATCAACGAGGCAGCGGGTCAGGCGGAAGCGATCCTGGCGGTGGCGACCGCGACGGCCGAGGGCATCCGCCAGGTGGCCATTGCCATCGAGACGCCTGGCGGCAGCGATGCGGTCCGGTTGCGCGTGGCCGAACAATACGTCACGCAGCTCGGCCAGCTGGCCAAGGGCAGTACAAACCTCATTCTGCCGGCCAACGTCGCGGACGTGGGAGCCATGGTGTCGCTGGCGATGAACGTGCTCAATCAGCAGAAGAAATAG
- a CDS encoding GspH/FimT family pseudopilin produces the protein MTRRAAAGGLGAARARAQQRGTTLAEVLIVLAGMMVVGAMAAPTLGSRRDELATAGAARHLATLLQHGRMQAIGRATHVAYRFQVVGAGIRYALFADGNGNGVRTVDIGHGVDAQVSAWESLSDHFAGVTFSIAPGVVDIDSGSPIAGDPVRVGGSELLSFSPTGTATSGTLYLSGRTGQQYAVRVLGATGRVRTLRFVRGGNQWASP, from the coding sequence GTGACGCGGCGCGCGGCTGCCGGCGGGCTGGGCGCGGCGCGCGCCCGGGCACAGCAGCGCGGCACCACGCTGGCCGAAGTGCTGATCGTGCTGGCAGGAATGATGGTTGTCGGCGCGATGGCTGCGCCCACGCTCGGGAGCCGAAGAGACGAACTGGCAACCGCTGGCGCAGCCCGTCATCTGGCCACGTTGCTTCAACACGGCCGCATGCAGGCCATCGGGCGCGCCACGCACGTGGCGTACCGGTTTCAGGTCGTGGGTGCGGGCATTCGATATGCCCTGTTTGCCGATGGCAATGGCAACGGCGTCCGCACGGTGGACATCGGCCATGGCGTGGACGCGCAGGTGTCAGCATGGGAATCCCTGTCAGACCACTTCGCCGGGGTGACCTTCTCGATTGCTCCCGGGGTGGTGGACATCGACAGCGGAAGCCCGATCGCCGGCGACCCTGTGCGGGTCGGTGGAAGCGAACTGTTGTCCTTCAGTCCCACTGGCACCGCCACCTCCGGAACGCTCTATCTGTCGGGGCGCACCGGGCAACAGTACGCGGTCAGGGTACTCGGAGCGACGGGACGCGTCCGAACCCTGCGCTTCGTTCGGGGGGGAAACCAATGGGCCTCACCATGA
- a CDS encoding sigma-54 dependent transcriptional regulator has translation MSNKTMCDCSTQGGCEMIPLTPRQCLLEDVIGTRRGRGNEQRQTWSVGGAIETMMCRRLSARWVRLRMGHSANWTREEWAETPGILRVPAPVGPMIPTFQLEVALHDGQVLTESQHRLLDRAVALCAMVAEVEHRGPGCRPVPPSNAHVRDGAAPLIGSSGPIRTLRERIERVAATDFTALIEGESGSGKELVARQIHELSARRRGPFVAVNCAALVDSLLEAELFGIEDRTATGVRGRKGKFEHAAGGTLFLDEVGDLSAQAQAKLLRAIQDCTVERVGGHDTRRIDTRLVVATNRHLRDMADQGLFRHDLYYRLSGVELNVPPLRSRREDIIELAEYFLERFRPNRELRLSTAATDALVTYDWPGNVRELERLIEAILTIARGECIEVDDLPLAVRGRYQEVLEPSVHEQDSLRAWAARYVRLVLQRCAYNKRDACQVLEISYHTLQTYLVQSTELRDKVRTPPAGASPPLGERAMEPAAML, from the coding sequence ATGAGCAACAAGACCATGTGCGACTGTTCCACGCAGGGCGGGTGCGAGATGATCCCCCTCACGCCCAGGCAGTGTCTCCTCGAAGATGTCATCGGGACGCGCCGGGGACGAGGGAACGAGCAACGGCAGACCTGGTCGGTCGGCGGCGCCATCGAAACGATGATGTGCCGTCGGCTGTCGGCCAGATGGGTCCGGCTTCGGATGGGTCACAGTGCCAACTGGACCCGAGAAGAGTGGGCCGAAACACCGGGTATCCTGCGCGTTCCCGCCCCCGTCGGTCCGATGATCCCGACCTTTCAGCTGGAGGTGGCGCTGCACGATGGGCAGGTGCTCACCGAGAGCCAGCACCGTCTGCTCGACAGGGCCGTTGCGCTCTGCGCGATGGTCGCCGAGGTTGAACACCGCGGACCCGGCTGCCGCCCCGTGCCGCCCTCCAACGCGCACGTCAGAGACGGTGCCGCGCCGCTGATTGGCAGCAGTGGGCCCATTCGAACCCTCCGAGAGCGGATCGAACGAGTCGCCGCGACCGACTTCACCGCGCTGATCGAAGGCGAGAGCGGCAGCGGCAAGGAACTGGTCGCACGTCAGATTCACGAGCTCAGCGCGAGACGACGAGGTCCATTTGTCGCCGTTAACTGTGCGGCCCTGGTCGATTCACTGCTCGAAGCGGAACTGTTTGGGATCGAGGATCGTACCGCGACGGGAGTGCGTGGCCGGAAAGGGAAGTTCGAACATGCCGCCGGTGGAACGCTCTTTCTCGATGAAGTGGGGGACCTGTCGGCGCAGGCGCAGGCCAAACTGCTGCGCGCCATCCAGGATTGCACCGTCGAGCGGGTAGGTGGTCACGACACCAGGCGAATTGATACGCGCCTTGTGGTGGCCACCAATCGGCATCTGCGCGACATGGCCGATCAGGGCCTGTTCCGGCACGATCTCTACTACAGGCTCAGCGGCGTCGAGCTGAACGTCCCGCCTCTGCGGTCTCGCCGGGAGGACATCATCGAGTTGGCGGAGTATTTCCTCGAGCGATTCCGACCGAACCGCGAACTGCGACTCTCGACCGCCGCGACCGACGCGCTGGTGACCTACGACTGGCCAGGCAACGTCCGCGAACTCGAACGTCTGATTGAGGCCATTCTGACCATCGCGCGCGGTGAGTGCATCGAAGTCGACGATCTGCCCCTGGCAGTCCGGGGCCGCTACCAGGAGGTCCTCGAACCGTCGGTTCACGAGCAGGACTCGCTCAGAGCGTGGGCAGCGCGCTACGTCCGTCTGGTGCTTCAGCGATGCGCCTACAACAAGCGCGACGCGTGCCAAGTCCTCGAGATCAGCTATCACACGCTCCAGACATACCTGGTGCAGTCTACAGAGTTACGAGACAAGGTGAGGACGCCCCCGGCTGGCGCGAGTCCCCCTCTCGGCGAGCGCGCGATGGAGCCGGCTGCCATGTTGTAA
- a CDS encoding NfeD family protein, translating into MFWWHWAVLGLVLAALEILTPGGFYLLFFGLGGLAVSVLTLLGIGGPLWLQVLLFSLFSIISLALFRNPLLRMMQRKTGGHAPVNTLVGELAIPVTAIEPGAVAKAELRGTTWTARNRGTQVIPAGCRCKVVQIDGLVITIKPE; encoded by the coding sequence ATGTTCTGGTGGCACTGGGCAGTGCTGGGATTGGTCCTGGCTGCCCTCGAGATTCTGACACCGGGCGGGTTCTACCTGTTGTTCTTCGGCTTGGGCGGCCTGGCGGTGTCGGTCTTGACCCTGCTGGGCATTGGGGGACCGCTCTGGCTGCAGGTCCTGCTCTTCTCGCTGTTCTCCATCATCAGCCTGGCGCTGTTCCGCAACCCGTTGTTGCGGATGATGCAGCGCAAGACCGGCGGACACGCACCCGTGAATACGCTGGTCGGCGAACTCGCGATCCCGGTGACGGCGATCGAACCTGGCGCGGTCGCCAAGGCCGAACTGCGCGGCACCACCTGGACCGCGCGCAACCGCGGCACACAGGTCATTCCGGCGGGCTGCCGGTGCAAGGTGGTCCAGATCGATGGCCTGGTCATTACGATTAAACCGGAGTGA
- a CDS encoding sigma-54 dependent transcriptional regulator, producing MKSRILVIDDEAAIRDSLRMILEYEGYEFVGAATGEEGIGVVEREAVDLVFLDIKMPGMDGLEVLGRLKKVAESLPVVMISGHATVATAVEATKLGAFDFIEKPLTTERVLLTIRNALGFTRLRDENRSLQRVIEVRTEMVGASPILNQVLESVRRAAPTTATVLIRGESGAGKELVARMIHRSSLRSRERFIQVNCAAIPDDLIESELFGHEKGSFTGATEKQIGKFEQADRGTIFLDEVGDMSLKTQAKVLRVLQEGEVERLGSSRTMKVDVRVIAATNKDLEQEIEKGTFREDLFFRLSVIPITVPPLRERGDDIALLVKHFADVFTKENNFRPKRFSPDAMAMLQHYRWKGNVRELKNTIERVLIMTPGDVIGEDDLPETVRSAPRQAPQEGGQERAGTLREFKESAERAFLLEKLRENNWNISRTAEVIGTPRSNLYKKLELYNIKQELDSGV from the coding sequence ATGAAATCACGCATTCTCGTCATCGATGACGAAGCGGCCATCCGCGATTCGCTGCGGATGATCCTCGAGTACGAAGGCTATGAGTTCGTGGGTGCCGCGACCGGCGAGGAAGGCATCGGCGTGGTCGAACGAGAGGCCGTCGACCTGGTCTTCCTCGACATCAAAATGCCTGGTATGGACGGGCTGGAAGTGCTTGGGCGCCTGAAGAAGGTGGCCGAATCGCTGCCTGTCGTGATGATCTCGGGCCATGCCACGGTGGCTACGGCGGTCGAGGCCACTAAGCTGGGCGCCTTCGACTTTATCGAGAAGCCGCTGACCACCGAGCGCGTGCTGCTGACGATCAGGAACGCCTTGGGGTTCACGCGGCTTCGCGACGAGAACCGATCGCTGCAGCGCGTGATTGAAGTCCGCACGGAGATGGTCGGGGCGAGCCCCATCCTGAACCAGGTACTGGAGTCGGTGCGCCGGGCGGCGCCAACCACAGCGACCGTGCTCATCCGGGGCGAGAGCGGTGCGGGCAAGGAGCTCGTGGCCCGCATGATTCACAGGAGCAGCCTGCGCAGCCGCGAGCGCTTCATCCAGGTGAACTGTGCCGCCATTCCGGACGACCTGATCGAATCCGAATTGTTTGGACACGAGAAAGGGTCGTTTACCGGCGCGACCGAGAAGCAGATCGGCAAGTTCGAGCAGGCCGACCGGGGAACGATCTTCCTCGACGAAGTGGGCGACATGAGCCTGAAGACGCAGGCCAAGGTGCTGCGCGTGCTGCAGGAAGGCGAGGTCGAACGGCTGGGATCGTCGCGCACCATGAAGGTGGACGTGCGGGTGATCGCCGCCACGAACAAGGACCTCGAGCAGGAGATCGAGAAAGGGACCTTCCGCGAGGACCTGTTCTTCCGGCTGAGCGTCATTCCCATCACCGTGCCGCCGCTGCGTGAGCGGGGCGACGACATCGCGCTTCTGGTCAAACACTTCGCCGACGTGTTCACGAAAGAGAACAACTTCCGGCCGAAACGATTTTCGCCGGACGCGATGGCGATGCTGCAGCACTACCGGTGGAAGGGCAATGTCAGGGAGCTGAAGAACACGATCGAGCGCGTCTTGATCATGACGCCTGGAGATGTGATCGGGGAGGACGACCTGCCGGAGACCGTCCGATCCGCGCCGCGGCAGGCGCCGCAGGAAGGCGGGCAGGAACGCGCAGGCACACTTCGCGAATTCAAGGAGTCAGCCGAGCGGGCCTTTCTCCTGGAGAAGCTCCGGGAGAACAACTGGAACATCTCCCGGACCGCCGAAGTCATCGGCACACCAAGAAGTAACCTATACAAGAAGCTGGAGCTGTACAATATCAAGCAGGAGCTCGACTCCGGAGTTTAA
- the gcvH gene encoding glycine cleavage system protein GcvH, translating into MSMYPADCKYTKDHEWIKVEGGVGRVGITDFAQKQLGDVVFLDLPQVGRALKQGDAFGTVESVKAVSELYSPVSGEVVAVNTALAEKPETVNKDPHGSWMVEIRLSAPAEMSSLLAVADYSALVK; encoded by the coding sequence ATGAGCATGTATCCTGCCGACTGCAAGTACACGAAAGATCACGAATGGATCAAGGTCGAAGGCGGCGTCGGCCGTGTCGGGATTACCGATTTCGCCCAGAAGCAACTGGGAGACGTCGTCTTTCTCGATCTGCCTCAGGTAGGCCGCGCACTGAAGCAGGGTGACGCGTTCGGCACGGTCGAGTCGGTCAAGGCGGTGTCCGAGCTCTACAGCCCGGTCTCCGGCGAGGTTGTGGCCGTCAACACCGCGCTCGCGGAGAAGCCCGAAACGGTCAACAAGGATCCGCACGGCAGCTGGATGGTCGAAATCCGCCTGTCGGCGCCCGCCGAGATGAGCTCGCTGTTGGCTGTCGCCGACTATTCAGCGCTCGTGAAGTAG